A stretch of the Rhizobium sullae genome encodes the following:
- a CDS encoding tetratricopeptide repeat protein — translation MRARSFLKFGALGKGIAVLLALQALSSCTTTSAEKEKDKPSSEQAKLLNIAHSIEAKGESATALALYERAAANAPDDVSLRVRLANARLRAGDAEGAEKDFRAALQVSPQDPEALLGLGTAQLRKGEAASAARTLAPAAEALNSVIAYNRLGTALVFSGSGAAAEEAFSKALSLQPANLDTTTNLALAEALANDLPQAVTHMSSVVASPLAERRHFVNYLIVLTMAGETEKARSVGVPDMTEKQKSAILAKAAKLRSISDTARRAQEIGLLASSKDGGIT, via the coding sequence ATGAGAGCGCGTTCCTTTCTGAAATTCGGAGCGCTAGGGAAGGGTATTGCCGTACTCCTTGCGCTTCAGGCACTTTCCTCATGCACGACGACGTCAGCCGAGAAGGAGAAGGACAAGCCTTCGAGCGAGCAGGCGAAACTGTTGAACATCGCCCACAGCATCGAGGCTAAGGGGGAAAGCGCAACGGCGCTTGCGCTTTACGAGCGCGCCGCCGCGAACGCTCCTGACGACGTATCGCTGCGCGTCCGGCTTGCGAATGCACGCCTGAGGGCAGGCGATGCCGAAGGGGCGGAAAAAGACTTTCGCGCCGCTCTGCAGGTGAGCCCCCAGGATCCTGAGGCACTGCTCGGGCTCGGCACCGCCCAATTGCGCAAAGGCGAGGCAGCATCGGCTGCACGAACTCTGGCGCCGGCCGCCGAGGCACTGAACTCCGTCATCGCCTATAACCGGCTCGGAACGGCGCTCGTCTTCAGCGGTAGCGGGGCCGCGGCGGAGGAAGCCTTTTCGAAAGCGCTTTCGCTGCAGCCAGCGAATCTCGACACAACGACGAACCTCGCCCTTGCCGAGGCGCTTGCGAACGACCTGCCGCAGGCGGTAACGCATATGAGCAGCGTGGTCGCGTCGCCGCTCGCCGAAAGGCGGCATTTCGTCAACTATCTGATCGTCCTGACCATGGCCGGGGAGACGGAGAAAGCACGATCCGTCGGCGTGCCCGACATGACGGAGAAGCAGAAGAGCGCGATCTTGGCGAAAGCGGCAAAGTTGCGGTCGATTTCCGATACGGCCAGGCGCGCCCAGGAAATCGGCCTGCTGGCGTCATCCAAGGATGGCGGCATCACATGA
- a CDS encoding L,D-transpeptidase: protein MSELKALTRCGMGGLLFTVLLSTAINHAAADQVSPPLLDKKNNRVWIDSGYIGFLMSPPAYPPRRTREEGPYPHAGTFVRRHVVDYQTREAPGTIIIETRNYALYYIEAGGRALRYSVGVGREGYGWRGTEVVSAKRPWPDWRPPADMRARRRDLPAYMAGGAHNPLGARAIYLGDTLYRIHGSNEPQSVGQSSSSGCFRMTNEDVIHLYERVKIGAKVIVL from the coding sequence ATGTCGGAACTGAAAGCACTGACTAGGTGCGGCATGGGCGGGCTGCTTTTCACTGTTCTTTTGTCGACGGCGATCAACCACGCGGCAGCAGACCAGGTCTCGCCGCCATTGTTGGACAAGAAAAACAACAGGGTCTGGATTGACAGCGGCTATATCGGCTTTCTGATGTCACCGCCGGCTTACCCGCCACGGCGAACCCGGGAAGAGGGGCCCTATCCACATGCCGGGACGTTCGTGCGGCGGCACGTGGTGGACTATCAGACCCGGGAAGCGCCCGGTACGATCATCATCGAAACCCGCAATTACGCCCTTTACTACATAGAAGCGGGTGGAAGGGCGCTGCGCTACAGTGTCGGTGTTGGACGCGAAGGCTACGGCTGGCGCGGAACCGAGGTGGTGAGCGCCAAGCGCCCGTGGCCGGATTGGCGTCCGCCTGCGGACATGCGCGCAAGGCGACGGGACCTTCCTGCCTATATGGCCGGAGGCGCCCACAATCCGTTAGGCGCGCGCGCCATCTATCTGGGAGATACGCTTTACCGCATCCACGGCTCGAACGAACCGCAGAGCGTCGGACAGTCGTCTTCCTCGGGGTGTTTTCGCATGACGAATGAAGATGTAATCCATCTCTATGAGCGGGTAAAAATCGGCGCGAAAGTCATCGTGCTGTAG
- a CDS encoding EscU/YscU/HrcU family type III secretion system export apparatus switch protein, which yields MSETSEEKSLPASEKKILDARKKGQVLHSPDMVSGIMILFSTLFLFYAAPHLQVKINMLLDEASHIYDRPFADVWYRLSTIAAGALWATVLPILGITVAAILATNIAITKGFVFSAKPVEPDFSRINPAAGVKRLTSLKSVVEFGKALFKILALSVAFSVVFYAGLKALFQAPACGFACLHATSLSMLKTTAFIAIAAFIVMGTFDVFLQRWLFMREMRMTKSEAKREHKDTEGDPLIRRERRKLAHLLGTSRTGLANAVLLIGEQSAIVGIRYVRGETPVPIIVCRAAGKAVASMREQARGQGIPLVTDAELAAELGKTPVGAPVPDRVFQQVANTLVANGLI from the coding sequence ATGAGCGAGACAAGCGAAGAAAAATCGCTTCCGGCTTCCGAAAAGAAGATCCTGGACGCGCGCAAGAAAGGCCAGGTGCTCCACAGCCCCGACATGGTCTCGGGCATCATGATCCTGTTCTCGACGCTCTTTCTCTTCTATGCCGCGCCGCATCTGCAAGTGAAGATCAACATGCTTCTGGACGAGGCGTCGCATATCTACGACCGCCCCTTCGCGGACGTCTGGTATCGGCTGAGCACCATTGCCGCCGGTGCGCTTTGGGCAACGGTACTGCCGATCCTCGGGATAACGGTCGCAGCGATCCTTGCGACGAACATCGCGATTACCAAGGGCTTCGTCTTCTCGGCAAAGCCCGTCGAGCCGGATTTCAGCCGCATCAATCCGGCGGCGGGCGTAAAGCGCCTGACCTCACTCAAGAGCGTTGTCGAGTTCGGCAAGGCACTGTTCAAGATTCTTGCGCTTTCCGTGGCGTTTTCCGTTGTTTTCTATGCGGGCCTGAAGGCGCTGTTTCAGGCGCCCGCATGTGGTTTTGCCTGCCTGCACGCGACCTCGCTGTCGATGCTGAAAACCACGGCCTTCATCGCAATCGCGGCTTTTATCGTCATGGGCACCTTCGATGTCTTTCTGCAACGCTGGCTGTTCATGCGCGAAATGCGGATGACCAAGTCGGAGGCCAAACGCGAACACAAGGACACGGAAGGCGATCCGCTGATACGGCGGGAGCGCCGCAAGCTCGCGCACTTGCTTGGCACGAGCAGGACCGGTCTTGCCAACGCAGTGCTGCTGATTGGCGAGCAATCGGCAATAGTCGGGATCCGCTACGTTCGGGGCGAAACGCCTGTGCCGATCATCGTTTGTCGTGCCGCCGGTAAAGCGGTGGCCTCGATGAGAGAGCAGGCCAGAGGTCAAGGGATCCCATTAGTGACTGATGCGGAACTCGCCGCAGAGCTTGGCAAGACGCCGGTGGGAGCGCCTGTTCCGGACCGTGTCTTCCAGCAGGTGGCGAATACTTTGGTGGCCAATGGTTTGATTTGA